One region of Streptomyces sp. NBC_00442 genomic DNA includes:
- a CDS encoding AMP-dependent synthetase/ligase, with protein MATAPQVGGLADAVFDHALDDPHRVALCRKDDSGQWRDVTAAAFRDEVFALAKGLIADGVRFGDRVAIMARTRYEWTLFDFALWSIGAQPVPIYPTSSAEQVFWMLHDSEATACVVEHEDHSMTIGSVVDRLPHLKRLWQLDTGALSELLGAGESIDDEVVERHRKAVTPDSVATVIYTSGTTGRPKGCVITHANFMFETDMLISRWEPVFHSRPGDEASTLLFLPLAHVFGRMVEIAAIRGRVKLGHQPALAASALLPDLQSFRPTFILAVPYIFEKVFNAARRRAEADGKTGPFDKSVDIAVKYAEAVEQKAFGLGPGPSAALRMQHQFFEKTVYGKVRDAMGGRVRHAMSGGSSMGRRLGLFFEGAGVTVYEGYGLTESTAAATANPPERTRYGTVGQPIPGTTVHIADDGEVWIHGGQIFSGYLNEPKATEAVLRDGWLSTGDIGALDDDGYLTITGRKKEILVTSGGKSVSPVALEERVRAHPLVAQCIVVGDNRPYIAALVTLDQEGVDHWLAMRGKAPLTPSELVRDPDLETEVRRAVVAANVLVSQAESIRTFRILAHQFTEEQGLLTPSLKLKRRAIEKAYENEVDALYR; from the coding sequence ATGGCGACGGCGCCTCAGGTCGGCGGGCTTGCGGACGCCGTCTTCGACCACGCCCTCGACGATCCTCACCGCGTCGCGCTGTGCCGCAAGGACGATTCGGGCCAGTGGCGGGACGTGACGGCCGCCGCGTTCAGGGACGAGGTGTTCGCGCTCGCCAAAGGGCTGATCGCGGACGGCGTGCGGTTCGGCGACCGGGTCGCCATCATGGCGCGCACGCGGTACGAGTGGACGCTCTTCGACTTCGCGCTGTGGAGCATCGGCGCGCAGCCGGTGCCGATCTATCCCACGTCCTCCGCCGAGCAGGTCTTCTGGATGCTGCACGACTCGGAGGCGACCGCGTGCGTGGTGGAGCACGAGGACCACTCGATGACGATCGGCTCGGTCGTCGACCGGCTCCCCCACCTCAAGCGCCTGTGGCAGCTGGACACGGGAGCGCTCTCGGAGCTCCTCGGAGCGGGTGAGTCCATCGACGACGAGGTGGTCGAGCGGCACCGCAAGGCCGTGACTCCCGATTCGGTGGCGACCGTCATCTACACCTCGGGGACCACGGGCCGCCCCAAGGGGTGTGTCATCACCCATGCCAACTTCATGTTCGAGACGGACATGCTGATCTCGCGCTGGGAGCCGGTCTTCCACTCCCGGCCCGGCGACGAGGCGTCCACGCTGCTGTTCCTTCCGCTGGCCCACGTCTTCGGACGGATGGTGGAGATCGCGGCGATCCGGGGACGGGTGAAACTGGGCCACCAGCCGGCCCTCGCCGCCTCCGCCCTGCTGCCCGACCTCCAGTCGTTCCGGCCGACGTTCATCCTCGCGGTTCCCTACATCTTCGAGAAGGTGTTCAACGCGGCCCGCCGCAGAGCCGAGGCCGACGGGAAGACCGGGCCGTTCGACAAGTCCGTCGACATCGCGGTCAAGTACGCGGAGGCCGTGGAGCAGAAGGCCTTCGGCCTCGGCCCCGGCCCCTCGGCCGCGCTGCGGATGCAGCACCAGTTCTTCGAGAAGACGGTGTACGGGAAGGTCCGCGACGCGATGGGCGGCCGGGTGCGCCACGCCATGTCGGGCGGCTCCAGCATGGGCCGCCGGCTCGGCCTGTTCTTCGAGGGCGCCGGCGTCACCGTGTACGAGGGGTACGGCCTGACCGAGTCGACCGCCGCCGCCACCGCCAACCCCCCGGAGCGGACCCGCTACGGCACGGTCGGACAGCCCATCCCCGGGACCACGGTGCACATCGCCGACGACGGTGAGGTGTGGATCCACGGCGGGCAGATCTTCTCCGGCTACCTCAACGAGCCGAAGGCCACCGAGGCGGTGCTCAGGGACGGCTGGCTTTCGACGGGGGACATCGGGGCGCTCGACGACGACGGCTACCTCACGATCACCGGGCGCAAGAAGGAGATCCTGGTGACCTCGGGGGGCAAGAGCGTCTCGCCGGTCGCCCTGGAGGAACGGGTGCGGGCCCACCCCCTGGTCGCCCAGTGCATCGTGGTCGGTGACAACCGGCCCTACATCGCGGCGCTGGTCACCCTCGACCAGGAGGGCGTGGACCACTGGCTCGCCATGCGCGGCAAGGCCCCGCTCACCCCGTCGGAACTGGTGCGCGACCCGGATCTGGAGACCGAGGTGCGCCGGGCCGTGGTCGCCGCCAACGTCCTGGTCTCGCAGGCGGAGTCGATCCGCACCTTCCGCATACTGGCCCACCAGTTCACGGAGGAGCAGGGGCTCCTGACCCCGTCCCTGAAACTCAAGCGCCGGGCGATCGAGAAGGCGTACGAGAACGAGGTGGACGCGCTGTACCGCTGA
- a CDS encoding RidA family protein, with the protein MARAITLIRSASLSDVAEYAYAATAPAASRLIFLAGACPLNHDGSTAAVGDYAGQAAKALENMESALAAAGAGLRDVISARVLVASSRREDLVAAWEVVRDVFGDHDVPNTLMGVTVLGYRDQLVEIEAVAAVLDA; encoded by the coding sequence ATGGCTCGTGCGATCACCTTGATCCGTTCCGCCTCGCTGTCCGACGTCGCCGAGTACGCGTATGCGGCGACGGCTCCCGCCGCGTCACGTCTGATCTTCCTGGCCGGCGCCTGCCCGTTGAACCACGACGGCTCGACGGCCGCGGTCGGCGACTACGCGGGCCAGGCGGCGAAGGCCCTGGAGAACATGGAGAGCGCTCTCGCCGCCGCAGGAGCCGGCTTGCGGGACGTCATCAGTGCCCGGGTCCTCGTCGCATCGTCGCGGCGCGAGGATCTGGTGGCCGCCTGGGAAGTGGTCCGGGACGTCTTCGGTGACCACGACGTCCCCAACACATTGATGGGTGTCACGGTGCTGGGCTACCGCGACCAACTCGTGGAGATCGAGGCGGTCGCCGCCGTGCTCGATGCGTGA
- a CDS encoding chitinase: MRAVVSPRRLAVSLTGLGCLLLPVVVSIPQASAAGTPAAAGSPVPAAPAAPAAPAAPAAPAASGSMAAAPYEYLGWGDPQKPTDVMAATGVKWFTLAFVLSDGGCNPKWDGSRALTGGSDESAIKSIRGAGGDVVVSVGGWSGNKLGEKCSSASALAGAYQKVISAYHLKALDIDIEDTEFSNATVRQRVVSALKIVKTDNPGLVTYVTMGTTPTGPDANGKDLIKKGAAAGLANDGWTIMPFDFGGHSGSMGSVTESALEGLETAVKGAYGYSDDAAYRHIGVSSMDGKTDESDETITTGDFQTVLGYARQHHLARFTFWAVNRDRQCTSGGDASASCSGVGQAPYAFTKIVAQYAG, encoded by the coding sequence ATGCGCGCAGTCGTATCCCCGCGCCGTCTCGCCGTTTCCCTCACGGGCCTCGGCTGTCTGCTCCTGCCCGTCGTCGTTTCGATTCCTCAGGCCAGTGCGGCCGGTACGCCGGCGGCGGCCGGATCCCCTGTTCCCGCCGCCCCCGCCGCCCCCGCCGCCCCCGCCGCCCCCGCCGCACCTGCCGCGTCCGGGTCGATGGCCGCCGCCCCGTACGAGTACCTCGGCTGGGGCGACCCCCAGAAGCCCACCGATGTGATGGCCGCGACGGGCGTCAAGTGGTTCACCTTGGCCTTCGTCCTCTCCGACGGCGGGTGCAATCCGAAGTGGGACGGCTCGCGGGCCCTGACCGGAGGCTCCGACGAGAGCGCGATCAAGTCCATCCGCGGCGCCGGGGGAGACGTGGTGGTGTCGGTCGGCGGCTGGAGCGGAAACAAGCTGGGTGAGAAGTGTTCCAGTGCCTCCGCGCTCGCCGGCGCGTACCAGAAGGTGATCAGTGCGTACCACCTGAAGGCGCTCGACATCGACATCGAGGACACCGAGTTCTCCAATGCCACCGTGCGGCAGCGGGTGGTGAGCGCGCTGAAGATCGTCAAGACCGACAACCCCGGGCTCGTCACCTACGTGACGATGGGGACGACCCCGACCGGTCCCGACGCCAACGGCAAGGACCTCATCAAGAAGGGGGCCGCCGCCGGGCTGGCGAACGACGGCTGGACGATCATGCCGTTCGACTTCGGCGGTCACAGCGGGTCCATGGGCTCGGTCACCGAGAGCGCTCTCGAAGGTCTGGAGACCGCCGTGAAGGGCGCCTATGGGTACAGCGACGACGCCGCCTACCGGCACATCGGCGTCTCCTCCATGGACGGCAAGACCGACGAGTCCGACGAGACCATCACTACGGGCGACTTCCAGACCGTCCTCGGCTACGCCCGGCAGCATCACCTGGCGCGCTTCACCTTCTGGGCGGTCAACCGCGACCGGCAGTGCACCTCGGGCGGCGACGCGAGCGCTTCGTGCAGCGGCGTCGGTCAGGCCCCGTACGCCTTCACCAAAATCGTTGCACAGTACGCGGGTTGA